catatgtgcccccacagccctgttagggacaggaggagaacctcatcctaacttgagcaaagttgaaggctcggttctccttagaccggatggggggagaggccaaacagcgcccatatgtgcccccgtagccttgttagggacaggaggagaacttcgtcctaacttgagcaaagtcaaaagcccggttctccttagaccggatggggggagaggccaaacagcgcccatatgtgcccccacagccctgttagggacaggaggagaacctcgtcctaacttgagcaaagtcgaaggcccggttctccttagatcggatggggggagaggccaaacagtgcccatatgtgcccccacaaccctgttagggacaggaggagaacctcgccctaacttgagcaaggtcgaaggtccggtcacacttaaaccggatggggggagaggccccgcaatgcccatatgtgcccccatatctccattagcgacaagaggaggacctcgtcctaacctgggctaaaatcgattacgtcagaaataggggaagaaccccatcctgacaCTAATTAAGGTCTGGTTATTCAAGATCGGATGGAAAAAAGGGGACCTTTCCAGCGGCCCCTTCacgctcccgcaaccccaccaagagcagagggaaagcccccactcgaaaaaaaaaaggagaaaagggaggggagttaaaaaggaaagcgacggactgcgtcagcgacgaatgaaaaacaaacagcatcaaagatgcagggaacctcgTCCCAGCAAGGatcggggttcttatcaaaaacccCAGCCTTCAAAAAAGCcctcaacgcaagcccgagataagatgacttcctcagggtgacgagaagctcggacctccgagctcgaactctaaaAAAGGGCATCAAAACTGAGCGGCCCcgggcaaatctgcggccatggatgaaaggatgggtcaatacGACGGTAATcaggtacctccgaatggcatcgattTCAAGCGAGGAAAAAgccaaaagaagctcggcaagcggcaattcaacacatgagtaaaagagatagcagaaaattcccttctcatgttatttattaaatatgcatcacagaGCCATTAAGCCttaagaagaaggatgactgaaAAAGTGAGCCAACGCGGCAACGACCAGCGATCTCTAGACgacgtcgaaaaaaaaaaaagaaagagaaaaagaaaaagaagggaatacaacaataacaatggtaaatgaaagaagttcgataggcagcaattcgacgcaaagtgcagaagaagtaacaaaatctccttctcattcttgattaacaaaggtgtacgttacaaggccctgggggccgagaaaaaaaacattactacaagactcaaaaggaacacgttggagaccacttcaagctcccaacttcttcTTTCGGTTCCGTTCATCTCGGCagcatttttcagtgcgtgtgataaatcctTCAGTTCtcaccccccgcctcgttccgctccatcgtcgaaaccccagccctgggggaaaagggtgggatagaattcagggggcagcgacggcaacgacagcggcgacgatgacctgcatcaagaagaatcgAAGGTACCCCGGAGGCTGCGATggcgtcggaggcatgcaccaccaccgtgtgctccatgacaaccaccatcctaggtacttcggcaaggtcggcatgcgctacttccatcgtccccacaacaagttctactgccccaccgtcggcgccgatcgcttctggtccctcggccccgacgacgtcaagaatttcgccacagcttgtgacgacaactctgcccccttgaccggtgttgccccgttcagctactccaaaattctcggacgGAACGTCCTcatcggttgtccccgttattaaacccctgttgttgaaggaattttccctcgagccccctttgaggcgatgggaaccctcagtgacatttcgacagtcggagaattcgcaggccgctgttttccccCTCATACTCTTCTTGGtccatggcatcctctcgagattggcctccGAGGTAGAGGCCTtggcgggagaacccctcgaaggggctcgaaagattgaaggcggcggggagccggtggggatggcgaagactggtgcgaagagtgcttggaGTCAAAAAGGGCGCCGATAgaggtggctaaactctcaagcAGAAGAAGGATGCCAACTCTCatgcgaagtgaagcccctggagggaaggagggggcttaaataagcgacggggcctggcacagttatggtggcagatatccctaggtcaaccagtgcccgccacgtgtcccactcaccgcggcatagggctgaccgttggcgggaccattatggtgtggcacttGGGACTACGCTCCCGTGGGAATTCTGAAAGGACCCTTCGGATCGCCCTGGTTGGAAAAAGGCTCTGGCACGCAtgcattaaataccaaaatatctgagggcgatcgtgcaccagattcaaggggacaacttcgactgtgaaatttctttgtacttcctcTATTCGAACTCGAacatggaagtagggggactggtgttgggtataaaataccccccagccgaagttcatgacgggaatgaccctctggggattctaccgacttccgaccttcgcggcatctctctgaacctctctggcggccgagcctccgcaacactcccaagttttgccgacggataaacccccaccagcgtcgatcagattcttcacgacagacgggctcctacgggagctggacttcgccgacttcgactgcgtgaggacttcgtccgaactcctacgggagccggacttcgccgacttcgactgcgtgaggacttcgtccggactcttacgggagtcggacttcgcccccgacgtcaattgcaagtgaacttcgtccggactcctacgggagccggacttcaccgacttcgactgcgtgaggacttcgtccggactcctacaggagccggacttcgcccttgacgtcaattgcaagtgaacttcgtccggactcctacgggagtcggacttcgtcctcggcttctactgcaggcagacttcgtccggactcccacaagagccggacttcgtccctgacttcgactgcatgaggacttcgtccggactcctacgggagccggacttcacccccgacgtcaattgcaagtgaacttcgtccggactcctacgggagccggacttcatccccgacttctactgtaggcagacttcgtccggactcccatgggagccggacttcgcccccgacttcgactgcaggtgaacttcgttcggactcctacgggagccggacttcatcctgacttctactgcaggtgaatttcgtccagactcccacgggagctggacttcgtccccaactccgactgcaagtggacttcgtccggactcccacgggagccggacttcgtccccaactccgactgaaggtggatttcgtccggactcctacgggagccggacttcgccctcgactccaattgcagatggccctcgcctatagtactaacgctcaaggcacccaacagtgGATGGCCCGCCAGCAAAgtccgagctccttccagatggataggcacctctctccgccaggcgcttcaatcgagcttcgaccaacaggcctggactccccctgacaggccatagtaacggccacgactctgctcctcctcctgtgacggattctgcgcggctccactactccccaCAACAGGCCCCACGcggcaggccgtagtaatggctacgaatctgctccactctctacggcggatgctgcgcggctccaccactccctggcgagtcgcgacaacggacgtcgctccactctccacaactgattccacgtggcgagccatggtgatagccacgactccaccccattactcttcatgataaattcctcctgaccccgtgcggcccacgactaAGCGGTTACAAacagtcgctatcagtctatcgcaccccccgcctataaaagggggaccccagatacgttattctctaagctctaattttctattcaaaactctgctaaaattttcgttcgagcactccattcttgttgaggcagagaactgacttgagcatcggagggtcttgccggagcaaccccaacttcggtttagacttcttttgcaggtcccgacggcgactgcgactccctcgactccagcttctccggcgcaggcagatttttgcaccaacagttgcattcaacgttcatcacgtatcgacaagagtagcatgggtttataggtgccagttggatatattagttgatacatatagatggataaatttggtttttttacaaatatcattttacagtattcataatttgacagcttactaatttttttttattttaactctatcaatttttgtaggagccatatacagatgagatattggctatattgctgTAGATGTGTACAGTtagacatgacatatggactgttaggatgccacttatttattttgatgtggtagagtgacaTCTTTTCGATCATGTCCTGcaacagtttggtcagattcaggacatcccagagtagtttgataccagccagggacttcatcgtgttgatcgatgagggagagctcgtattgactgacgtatcagacatgcagagtacatcgatatttgggatgcacgtcgagatcatattgttcatggtgatctcattttgagaggccgttcatatatcgaggactacatggcttggttttttagcattacagtgcgagtcattggacagcttCGGTATACAGTTgccggatacgagggcgagagttctgctgtgcgtcttttggtaagactacgaaaattagtttatgttgtttgtgttatatttttattggatgctcgtcgtgctttattaaAGACAAAAGGTTACATTGAGCCATGAACTTTAATTAGCCTTGTTAACAGATAGAGCTCAGCTGATAAATGACTACTATTAGACATAGCTCAGCTGGTTGACAAGGGTGTGTTTCAGGTTCTTTGTGATTGGGAATGCGATGGCAGCAGGCTACCTTGTCCTCTCCCTTCCCTTCTCCATCATCAGCATTTGTTGGCCACAAGCAGTCGGTCTATGGCTTTTGCTCCTTATCTTTGACACTGTAAGTGTCGAACCCTCGTTATATCTTAACAGCTCATTTTAGAAGGTAGTGAAGAATTTTGCTCACAGACATATCAGCATCTCTAGTAATGGATTCATCAAATGGTTAATCTCTACATAGATGAGATAAGGCTTGTTGATTGTGGTTATGTTGCTTTGTTTCCTAACAAATGCAGGTAATGGTAGGCCTGACTACGGCTGCTGCCTCCGCAGCTGCGGCGATCGTTTATTTGGCTCACACTGGGAGCAAGAAAGCAAATTGGGTTGCTATCTGCCTACGCTTTGATGGGTTTTGCCAACATATTAGTGGTGCAGTTGTGGTCTCATTTGTTGCAGTAGTCCTCTTCATGGTCTTGGTTGTGATGTCTGCTCTTGCTATGAGGAAGCATTAGAGATGTCTGCAGTCTACGTTGTGTGCAtgtctcatggcttcaagccttCAAGTCTTTTAGTATTATTTGTGTGCTGTAAAACCGAATTGCAGCTCTCTATAGGGGAGGAACTTTCATGATTGAATGTTCTGACTATTGTATTTTGAAGGTTGGAAAGTGTATTTTGCTATTGCATCTTTAAAGTACAATTGAAAGCTATATCTATGTGCTTGTTTATGAACATATCCTTTAGATGCTCTCATGAAAGCATTCTTGTAGGGGGAAAAAAGCTAagatctcatgaattattttgtgGCTGGACAAAATAGTCCACAGTGAATAAGTAGGCACTAGATTTAGCTCCTGCATTGAATGTTTAGTTCCTGCATCGTAAAGATTTTGTTCTCTTATTGGTTCATTGACTTGGCAACAATAACTCGAAGGTCGAGGTTGATCTAAGTTACTAGGCTCTATATACGAAGAGACTTGCTGTTCATTGACTAGAAAGAATGAATCCAACTTCAGTGCCAACTAGCTAACAACTAATTACCACACGCTTGAGAGCAGTCCACCTTAATTAGCTACTCCCTTGTTTCAGTCTGAAAGATGCCATATTCCACCTCAACTTCTCCCTTGTCTGAGCTAAAACTACTTCCCTTCATCCACACACATACCAATCCTTGCTCCTCAGCCTTGGTAGGATCAATCTTTATTTTAATCAGTGATGCTCCTGGCCAGAGATCGCAAGCTAAAGGTCATCATAATCGCCGTATATTCACGGAGAATTCTTCCTACAAGTATATAAGATATCTCTTTCAGCTATCATAAAACAAACAgtgaaattaatttaaataactaaaaattgaaattcaattagcaaatctaattaataaatatatttgaaaGTCTTTACACAAAATAAATCTCAATTGATAAATTTcaactaataataataaatctaaatctaaacaaTATCGATATTGCTGAATTTCACTTCTAATCTTACTTTAAACAGTATCCACATATGAAACTaagtatctgaatctgaaaaaaagaaaaaaataagggacTAAACAGCTCAGTAAGCAATGAATACCTTGATTAGATAATTTAGTGATAATATAGAATACAATAGTCAAATATAATTTACCATTAATCAGTGTAAAGTCTAATCAATTCATTCTCAAATATAAGTCCAGTAATCCCGATATCTTTCAAACATTCATATacataatcataatttttattcaaaaattgatGATATTCAATAATCCTATTCAAAATAAATCCCATTTAACTCATTAGCCTTTAATTATGATCACACTTATATCTTATGGTGGAGCcagaatatcatatttatatccagTAGTCGGGCCAAAATACCATATTTATATCTTGAGATGAGGCTAGAGTACCATATTTATATTCTTTGGTCAGGCTAAATACCATACTTATACCCTTTGGTTAGATCAAAAGAGAATTATAAGCTCAGTAATAGTTAGAGTGCTAATGTATTATCTATAATTGGCAGAATTTTAGAATACAGTCTGACTGAGAGTCCAAAttcaaatcatatcaaaatttttctatagaataacatatattttataatcaaatacacacacacacacaatatcTGACCAATAAACAATTATAACAATAGTCtgacaaatattttcttttcaaaattttttatcaatttccattcaaatataatttctaaaatttataaattatatagaaatcaattaataatttattcgATGTTCTAAATAATATTGTATAAATGAAAGATCTACAGAAGATAGATTATTACTTACTTCCCATGTACGCTAATCAATCCAAATAATTCTGAAAATTTCTTTCCAAAATCTTTATTTAATAGATCATATCATAATAACCCACTTTAGATATCTTCTTATGAAAACAATTACACCCCTATACATAATTGAGCCTAATAGTTAGATAGGATATAGTTAATTGTAGAAAGATATGATTGACAATAGTCACATTCAATGAACCAAGTCAGTCCAATCATGTTAACTTTATACAGGTGGTCTAATAGAGTTCGAGTATGATCAAATCAATTATTTGACAGGAGTCAAGATGGAGGTCAGTATGCCATCTAACAATCAGAGGTCGAttcgatcaaataattttatttgatcaaaattattaAAGATGTAAGGATTCGATAGAAGccaataagaattagatcttgtGATGCTTAACAAAAGTTAAAATGGTACAGAGCTATCCAACCAATAAGGTGATTTGAAGTGTCTCAACTAGATCAACTTGGATTCAAAGGAACAAAACTCGGACCTTTCATTGGATTCATAAATCATGTAGAGACAGAATgctagaagagagagaaattataaggtggaATAGGACTAATTAGGTGACACTGCATAACATCCTGATCAATCCGACTAAGGTGATTCAATCAAATCATGATTGAACAGAtgattcaataaaaattatggataatcAAATTTAATGGTATTCAATCTGATCAAGAAGATGCCGTCATCATATTCGGTGACCATAGGTCAGGACCCATTTATCAAAGTCGatcaaaattattgaaaaaattattttgctgAGTCCAATAATCCTAGAGAGGAAAgtcatatagagagagaaagtaaaatttttagagagagaaaataggagagAGTGGAAAGatagaggaggagagagaaattttctttttttttttgcctcttttttccttttctttctttatctttttctttccttttttttttctatcttcttcTATCTCATTTCTTAGGCAAAAGAGGGACCTATATTTCTCCTTCCCGAAAGAAGGAGCTCTTGGCCGGCATGGCTGTAGCCATTGGAGGTTGAGGTTACGATGGTAGAGCTGGTGGATCCTGTACTAGTGGTTTGTGGTGGCGATCAGAGCCggcaaaataagaaaaaaggggCAAAAATCGAAAAAAGAACAAGGGTCGAGGCATTTAAGAAAAATCTGATGATTATTGCTTGAATCAAGGGCTTTGAGGGTTAAGGAGGATGGCAAACCAATTGAACTCGAAGATTAGAAGATCCTTACCTCTTTCTTGGCGGTGCATTGGTCGTGCTGGTGGTGGCTTGCAACTGATGATGACAAGTGAAAACACTGACAATCCTTCCAACTTGGGGCTCCGATCTTTGATGAGAAGGTTAGGGGAGGCCTCTTCACTTTAAATAGAGTCGGAAAGGAGGAGTTAGACTCACTCCCTGATCCGATTTCGGACTCCAATCGAGAGTCGATCTAGGTAGAAGAGGATTTTGATGGGAGTAGTCCAAGTCCTTCGCCCAATGCATGCACAACATATGCTGGTCCCTTTTTCTTGTGCCCATACTTTAACAATCATGTAAGATCTTTTTTAGGGCGTCTCTGGTGGCTGGGCCGGGTCAAGTGGACCAAGCCCACTTTGATACCAAGTCTGTCTTGCCCGGATATTGTATATTAGTTGCTGAAATTGAAGAGAGGGCAAACAAGCAAATAGATATCTTCTTTCTCATAGACTCACCTACTATAGATGCCCATGATCGAAGAAGAATTGAGACTACAAAACATGTAAACTTGAGTTCTCCTTGAAGAAGACTCAAGTTTCTCTTGCACCATATCGCCCGCATCACCGTTGCCATCATACAATCCCAATCAAGTTATGCTAGCTCATCGACTTGTGAATTCTCCAAAATTTCCACCACAAATTTTGATCAATTTCAGAACCTTCACACCCTAGGCTTGTGTTTGACAGAAAGCCAAACATACTTAATGAACATATCAAAAAGATATGCTCCACCATTTTTAAAGATCGTTTAAACAAAGTCTTGCATGttggataattttttatgatcaaaCACACTAGGCTTTCTACATAGAGAGCATTAGATGCATTTATGACTTTGTATTTTAAAAGTCTTCAGTACATATTT
The DNA window shown above is from Elaeis guineensis isolate ETL-2024a chromosome 8, EG11, whole genome shotgun sequence and carries:
- the LOC105061451 gene encoding casparian strip membrane protein 2-like, which translates into the protein MDERMGQYDGNQVPPNGIDFKRGKSQKKLGKRFFVIGNAMAAGYLVLSLPFSIISICWPQAVGLWLLLLIFDTVMVGLTTAAASAAAAIVYLAHTGSKKANWVAICLRFDGFCQHISGAVVVSFVAVVLFMVLVVMSALAMRKH